The following proteins come from a genomic window of Flavobacterium eburneipallidum:
- a CDS encoding tetratricopeptide repeat protein, with the protein MKSKYVILASALLISVATFAQKDQLKAAEKAMKAGDAKTAITILEGAESVMANASDAEKAQFLYAKGNAYLDLANKKVDEAKNLSLAAKSYQDLIAAEKTSGKLKFSSLASTSITQIKGMLVNSAIVDTKTNKDLDGANKLYDAYLLDKKDTINLYYAASTYVSAKEYVTALKMYEELKTLNYSGKGMNYLAMNKVSGQEDLFNTAKERDAALKLTHEKPKDEVIPSKRGEIYKNIALILQDQGKVDEAKKALSDARKANPEDTSLTLSEANLYLQTKDFETYKKLIAEVLEKNPNDADLIFNLGVISANAKNAVDAEKYYKKAIEIKPDYINAYINMAALKLEDEKVIIEEMNKLGTTSAKDIKRYDVLKVKRENLFKSTIPYLQKAHELEPTNRDVAKTLLNVYSALEMPEYKAMKIKVKELDAAAAAKK; encoded by the coding sequence ATGAAAAGTAAATATGTAATACTAGCATCAGCATTATTGATATCAGTAGCTACTTTTGCTCAAAAAGATCAATTAAAAGCTGCTGAAAAAGCGATGAAAGCAGGCGATGCAAAAACCGCAATAACTATTTTAGAAGGAGCAGAATCAGTTATGGCAAATGCCAGCGATGCTGAAAAAGCACAGTTTTTGTATGCAAAAGGAAATGCTTATTTAGATTTAGCAAATAAAAAAGTAGATGAAGCAAAAAATCTTTCTTTAGCAGCTAAATCTTATCAAGATTTGATTGCTGCAGAAAAAACTTCAGGGAAATTGAAATTTTCTTCATTAGCATCAACTTCAATCACTCAAATTAAAGGAATGTTAGTAAATAGTGCTATTGTTGATACTAAAACCAATAAAGATTTGGATGGTGCCAATAAACTATATGATGCTTATTTGTTAGACAAGAAAGATACTATCAATTTGTATTATGCTGCTTCTACTTATGTAAGTGCTAAAGAATATGTAACGGCTCTAAAAATGTATGAAGAGTTAAAAACATTAAACTATTCAGGAAAAGGAATGAACTATTTAGCAATGAATAAAGTATCAGGTCAAGAAGATTTATTCAATACCGCCAAAGAAAGAGATGCTGCTTTAAAATTAACTCACGAAAAACCAAAAGATGAGGTAATTCCATCAAAAAGAGGCGAGATTTATAAAAACATTGCTTTGATCTTACAAGATCAAGGAAAAGTTGATGAGGCTAAAAAAGCACTATCAGATGCTAGAAAAGCAAATCCTGAAGACACTTCTTTAACGTTGTCAGAAGCAAATTTGTATTTGCAAACTAAAGATTTTGAAACATACAAAAAATTAATTGCAGAAGTATTAGAAAAAAATCCAAACGATGCGGATTTAATTTTTAACCTAGGAGTCATTAGTGCTAATGCTAAAAATGCAGTTGATGCTGAAAAGTATTACAAAAAAGCAATAGAAATAAAACCTGATTACATTAATGCTTACATCAATATGGCTGCTTTAAAATTAGAAGATGAAAAAGTTATTATTGAAGAAATGAACAAACTAGGAACTACTTCTGCTAAAGATATAAAACGCTATGATGTGTTAAAAGTAAAGAGAGAGAATTTATTTAAAAGTACCATTCCTTATCTTCAAAAAGCTCATGAACTTGAACCAACAAATCGAGATGTAGCAAAAACACTTTTAAACGTATATAGCGCTCTAGAAATGCCAGAATACAAAGCTATGAAAATAAAAGTAAAAGAATTAGATGCGGCAGCCGCAGCAAAAAAATAA
- the lpdA gene encoding dihydrolipoyl dehydrogenase: protein MSSFDVVIIGSGPGGYVSAIRCAQLGFKTAIIEKYSTLGGTCLNVGCIPSKALLSSSHHYSEIAHFADHGIELSGEVKVNLEKMIARKQAVVDQTSGGINYLMDKNKVTVFNGLGSFVDATHVAIAKADGTSETIEAKNIIIATGSKPSSLPFIKIDKERIITSTEALALKEVPKHLVIIGGGVIGIELGQVYLRLGAQVSVVEFMDRIIPGMDGALSKELTKVLKKQGMKFYTSHKVQSVERKGDAVIVQAENAKGEVITLEGDYSLVSVGRRPYTDGLNADKAGVKISDRGQVEVNDHLQTSTPNIYAIGDVVRGAMLAHKAEEEGTMVAEILAGQKPHIDYNLIPGVVYTWPEVAAVGQTEEQLKTAGTKYKVGSFPFKALGRARASGDLDGFVKILADEKTDEVLGVHMIGARTADLIAEAVTAMEYKASAEDISRMSHAHPTFAEAIKEAALAATDNRALHV, encoded by the coding sequence ATGAGTTCATTTGACGTAGTCATTATAGGTTCTGGTCCGGGCGGATATGTTTCGGCTATTCGTTGCGCACAGTTAGGTTTCAAAACTGCTATTATAGAAAAATATTCCACTCTTGGAGGAACCTGTCTTAATGTAGGTTGTATTCCGTCCAAAGCATTGTTGTCTTCTTCACATCATTATAGTGAAATTGCTCATTTTGCAGATCACGGAATTGAGCTTTCTGGAGAAGTAAAAGTGAATTTAGAGAAAATGATTGCTCGCAAACAAGCAGTTGTAGATCAAACTTCAGGAGGAATCAACTACTTGATGGATAAAAATAAAGTAACTGTTTTTAATGGTTTAGGATCATTTGTAGATGCTACTCATGTTGCCATTGCAAAAGCAGATGGAACATCTGAAACTATCGAAGCTAAAAATATAATTATAGCAACAGGTTCAAAACCATCTTCGTTGCCATTTATCAAAATAGATAAAGAGAGAATCATTACTTCAACAGAGGCTTTGGCTTTAAAAGAAGTGCCAAAACATCTTGTAATCATTGGTGGTGGTGTTATCGGAATCGAATTAGGGCAAGTGTATTTACGTTTGGGAGCTCAAGTATCTGTAGTAGAATTTATGGACAGAATCATTCCAGGAATGGATGGAGCTTTGTCTAAAGAATTGACTAAAGTGTTGAAAAAACAAGGAATGAAATTCTATACTTCTCACAAAGTACAATCAGTAGAGCGTAAAGGTGATGCTGTAATTGTTCAAGCTGAAAATGCAAAAGGTGAAGTAATTACTTTAGAGGGAGATTATTCATTAGTTTCTGTAGGTCGTCGTCCTTATACTGATGGATTAAATGCCGATAAAGCTGGTGTTAAAATTTCGGATAGAGGACAAGTAGAAGTAAACGACCATTTGCAAACTTCAACTCCAAATATCTACGCTATTGGTGATGTAGTTCGTGGCGCAATGTTAGCGCACAAAGCCGAAGAAGAAGGAACTATGGTTGCTGAAATTTTAGCGGGTCAAAAACCGCATATTGATTATAATTTAATTCCTGGTGTTGTTTACACATGGCCAGAAGTGGCAGCTGTGGGTCAAACAGAAGAACAACTAAAAACAGCTGGAACAAAATACAAAGTAGGTAGTTTTCCTTTCAAAGCATTAGGAAGAGCTCGTGCGAGTGGAGATTTAGACGGATTTGTAAAAATTCTTGCTGACGAAAAAACTGACGAAGTTTTAGGAGTTCACATGATTGGTGCCAGAACTGCGGATTTAATTGCTGAAGCAGTAACGGCAATGGAATATAAAGCATCTGCCGAAGATATTTCAAGAATGTCTCACGCTCATCCAACATTTGCAGAAGCTATAAAAGAAGCAGCTTTAGCAGCTACAGATAATAGAGCATTACACGTTTAG
- a CDS encoding OsmC family protein, whose product MLPNHNYKLTLKWTGNKGTGTSGYRAYDRNHEIIIEGKTTLLGSADPTFHGDKTVHNPEDLLLASLSSCHMMSYLHVCVKAGIVVTDYVDNATGIMVVNADGSGRFIEVNLNPIVTITDESQLTKANELHTEANQLCFIANSVNFTVRHHPKTRI is encoded by the coding sequence ATGCTCCCCAATCACAACTACAAACTGACTTTAAAATGGACTGGAAATAAAGGAACTGGAACTTCTGGTTACCGAGCCTATGACCGAAACCATGAAATTATAATTGAAGGAAAAACGACTTTGTTAGGCTCTGCCGATCCAACGTTTCATGGAGACAAAACGGTGCATAATCCCGAAGATTTACTATTAGCTTCGCTATCTTCTTGTCACATGATGTCGTATTTGCACGTTTGTGTCAAAGCTGGAATTGTAGTGACCGATTATGTTGATAATGCCACAGGAATTATGGTAGTAAATGCTGATGGTTCAGGACGTTTTATTGAAGTAAACTTAAATCCTATTGTAACCATTACCGACGAATCACAATTAACCAAAGCCAATGAACTACATACTGAAGCGAATCAATTGTGTTTTATTGCCAATTCTGTGAATTTTACGGTCAGGCATCATCCAAAAACTCGGATTTGA
- the bcp gene encoding thioredoxin-dependent thiol peroxidase: MTTLQKGDKAPDFFGVDQDGKPHQLEDYKGKKLVVFFYPKASTPGCTAEACDLRDNFERFQANNYALLGVSADPAKAQAKFKEKYNFPFPLLADEEKSVIEAFEVWGPKKFMGREYDGINRITFVIDENGIIDEVISDVKTKAHAAQILK, translated from the coding sequence ATGACAACATTACAAAAAGGCGACAAAGCTCCAGATTTTTTTGGGGTAGATCAAGACGGAAAACCACATCAATTAGAAGATTATAAAGGCAAAAAATTAGTCGTTTTCTTTTATCCAAAAGCAAGTACGCCAGGTTGTACAGCCGAAGCGTGTGATTTAAGAGATAATTTTGAACGTTTTCAAGCCAATAATTATGCCTTGTTAGGCGTTAGTGCTGATCCTGCAAAAGCACAAGCCAAGTTCAAAGAAAAATATAACTTTCCGTTTCCATTATTGGCAGACGAAGAAAAATCGGTTATTGAAGCCTTTGAAGTTTGGGGTCCTAAAAAGTTTATGGGAAGAGAATATGATGGAATTAACAGAATTACTTTTGTCATTGATGAAAACGGCATCATCGACGAAGTAATTTCCGATGTAAAAACCAAAGCCCATGCTGCCCAGATTTTAAAATAA
- a CDS encoding endonuclease III domain-containing protein, translating into MTKQERVTFVINTLKELYPEIPIPLDHKDPYTLLIAVLLSAQCTDVRVNQITPLLFAKADNPYDMVKMSIEEIKEIIRPCGLSPMKSKGIHGLSQILIDKHGGKVPQSFEYLEELPAVGHKTASVVMSQAFGVPAFPVDTHIHRLMYRWNLSNGKNVVQTEKDAKRIFPEETWNDLHLQMIWYGREYSPARGWDLEKDIITRTVGKKSVLDEYHKKTSR; encoded by the coding sequence ATGACCAAACAAGAACGGGTAACATTTGTTATAAATACGTTAAAAGAATTGTATCCCGAGATTCCAATTCCTTTGGATCACAAAGATCCTTATACTTTGTTGATAGCGGTTTTGCTTTCGGCTCAATGCACAGATGTTCGGGTCAATCAGATTACGCCTTTGCTTTTTGCCAAAGCCGATAATCCGTATGATATGGTCAAAATGTCTATCGAAGAAATTAAGGAAATCATTCGCCCTTGTGGTTTATCGCCAATGAAATCAAAAGGAATTCATGGTTTATCACAAATTTTGATTGACAAACACGGTGGGAAAGTGCCTCAAAGTTTTGAATATTTAGAAGAATTGCCAGCCGTTGGGCATAAAACAGCAAGTGTTGTGATGTCGCAAGCCTTTGGAGTTCCTGCTTTTCCTGTTGATACACACATTCACCGATTGATGTACCGATGGAATTTATCCAATGGAAAAAATGTTGTGCAAACCGAAAAAGATGCCAAACGCATTTTTCCTGAAGAAACCTGGAACGATTTGCACCTGCAAATGATTTGGTACGGAAGAGAATATTCGCCAGCTAGAGGTTGGGATTTAGAGAAAGACATCATCACCCGAACGGTTGGAAAAAAATCAGTTTTGGACGAATACCATAAAAAAACGTCCCGATAA
- a CDS encoding RNA polymerase sigma factor: MASIQLPDALLVKKYIDGDENALTILINRHQSKIFGFIYSKIADRDISDDIFQDTFIKVIRTLKSNSYNEEGKFLPWVMRIAHNLIIDHFRRNKKMPMFRETEEFSIFSIMSDDSLTVENKIIQDQVEVDLKKLIEELPADQKEVLVMRMYQDMSFKEISEITGVSINTALGRMRYALMNMRKVIDKHQIILTN; encoded by the coding sequence ATGGCTAGTATTCAACTTCCAGACGCTTTATTGGTAAAGAAATATATTGATGGCGATGAAAACGCTTTAACAATATTAATCAATAGACATCAATCGAAAATTTTTGGATTCATTTATTCAAAGATTGCTGATAGAGATATTTCGGATGATATATTTCAAGACACATTTATTAAAGTTATACGAACTTTAAAATCCAATTCCTATAACGAAGAAGGTAAATTTTTACCTTGGGTGATGCGAATTGCTCATAACTTGATTATCGATCATTTCCGAAGAAACAAAAAAATGCCAATGTTCAGAGAAACAGAAGAGTTTTCTATTTTCTCGATTATGTCTGATGATTCTTTGACAGTCGAAAACAAAATCATTCAAGATCAAGTGGAAGTAGATTTGAAAAAATTAATTGAAGAACTTCCTGCCGACCAAAAAGAAGTATTGGTCATGCGAATGTATCAAGATATGAGTTTCAAAGAAATATCAGAAATAACAGGGGTTAGCATCAACACCGCTTTGGGAAGAATGCGATATGCTTTGATGAATATGAGAAAAGTGATTGATAAACATCAAATTATTTTAACGAATTGA
- the uvrA gene encoding excinuclease ABC subunit UvrA: protein MPIDLSTLDPKKNIIIKGAQVHNLKNLDVAIPRNKLVVITGLSGSGKSSLAFDTLYAEGQRRYVESLSSYARQFLGRLDKPKVEYIKGIAPAIAIEQKVNTTNARSTVGTSTEIYDYMKLLYARIGRTFSPISGQEVKKNTVSDVIKDVKDFGADSKWLLLAPIHLEEGRALEDKLKALLNQGFSRILVNNETVRLDGIEAHTLDNKDILLIIDRIVVKDEEEFYNRLADAVQTAFYEGKGICHLQELNTNKRFSYSNNFELDGISFLEPNVHLFSFNNPYGACPVCEGYGNIIGIDEELVVPNTALSVFENAIYPWRGESMSWFRDELVNHAYKFDFPIHKPFFELSEQQKDLVWTGNSYFQGLNAFFKELEDKNYKIQNRVMLSRYRGKTKCNSCKGKRLRIEASYVKINSKTVSDLVDLPIKHLVTFFKNIDLDVYEQQIAKRLLLEINNRLSFLTEVGLDYLTLNRNSATLSGGESQRINLATSLGSSLVGSMYILDEPSIGLHPKDTERLIKVLLSLRDLGNTVIVVEHDEDIMKAADMIIDIGPEAGTFGGELVAQGTFKEILKSTSLTAKYLNGELEIKTPRIRRKWSNYIEILGARENNLQNIDVKFPLECLTVITGVSGSGKSTLVKKILFPAMQKKLDGVGEKAGQFTEMRGYYHKIQHIEYVDQNPIGRSSRSNPVTYIKAYDDIRDLFAKEKLSKIRGYQAKHFSFNVDGGRCETCKGEGTINVEMVFMADVQLHCETCNGKRFKKEVLEVAFDGKNIHDILTMTVDDSISFFTANKQTKIIQKLQPLQDVGLGYVQLGQSSSTLSGGEAQRIKLASFLVKGATKEKALFVFDEPTTGLHFHDIKKLLASFDALIDKGHSILVIEHNLDLIKCADWIIDLGPEGGENGGQLLAEGTPEEIVKMKKSVTAKYLKEKL, encoded by the coding sequence ATGCCAATTGACCTTTCTACACTCGATCCAAAAAAGAATATCATCATAAAAGGAGCTCAAGTTCACAACTTAAAAAATTTGGACGTGGCTATTCCTAGAAACAAATTAGTAGTAATTACAGGACTTTCGGGTTCTGGAAAATCCAGTTTGGCTTTCGATACTTTGTATGCCGAAGGACAACGGCGTTATGTGGAAAGTTTGTCATCTTATGCTCGTCAGTTTTTAGGAAGACTGGATAAACCAAAAGTGGAATACATCAAGGGAATTGCGCCTGCGATTGCGATTGAGCAAAAAGTAAATACGACCAATGCTCGTTCTACCGTTGGGACTTCGACCGAGATTTACGATTATATGAAATTGTTGTATGCCAGAATTGGAAGAACTTTTTCGCCAATTTCGGGACAAGAAGTCAAAAAAAACACCGTTTCGGATGTTATTAAGGATGTAAAAGACTTTGGAGCTGACAGCAAATGGTTGCTTCTTGCTCCGATTCATTTGGAAGAGGGAAGAGCTTTGGAAGACAAATTGAAAGCGTTATTAAATCAAGGTTTTTCAAGAATATTGGTCAATAATGAAACTGTTCGTCTGGACGGAATTGAAGCTCATACTTTAGATAATAAAGATATTCTTCTAATCATCGACCGAATCGTGGTCAAAGACGAGGAAGAATTCTACAACCGTCTTGCCGATGCTGTGCAAACTGCCTTTTATGAAGGAAAAGGAATTTGTCATTTGCAGGAATTAAATACTAATAAACGCTTTTCGTACAGTAATAATTTCGAATTGGATGGTATTAGTTTCCTGGAACCAAATGTTCATTTGTTTAGTTTCAATAATCCGTATGGTGCTTGTCCTGTTTGTGAAGGCTACGGAAACATCATCGGAATTGACGAAGAATTAGTGGTTCCAAATACGGCCTTATCTGTTTTTGAAAATGCTATTTACCCTTGGCGTGGCGAAAGTATGAGCTGGTTTCGGGACGAATTGGTCAATCACGCTTATAAATTTGATTTCCCGATTCACAAGCCTTTTTTCGAACTTTCAGAGCAACAGAAAGATTTGGTTTGGACAGGAAACAGTTATTTTCAGGGTTTGAATGCTTTCTTCAAGGAATTAGAAGATAAAAATTATAAAATACAAAATAGAGTCATGCTTTCGCGTTATCGTGGCAAAACCAAATGTAATTCCTGTAAAGGAAAACGATTGAGAATCGAAGCTTCTTATGTGAAAATCAATTCTAAAACCGTTTCGGATTTGGTTGATTTGCCGATTAAACATTTGGTTACTTTTTTCAAAAACATCGATTTGGATGTATATGAACAACAAATTGCGAAACGATTATTATTGGAAATCAATAATCGTTTATCCTTTCTGACCGAAGTTGGTTTGGATTATTTGACACTCAATAGAAATTCAGCAACCCTTTCGGGTGGAGAATCACAACGTATCAATTTGGCAACTTCACTTGGAAGCAGTTTGGTGGGTTCTATGTATATTTTGGACGAACCAAGCATTGGCTTGCATCCAAAAGACACCGAACGTTTAATCAAAGTTTTGTTGTCTTTGCGTGATTTAGGCAACACCGTTATTGTGGTAGAGCACGACGAAGATATTATGAAAGCCGCCGATATGATTATTGATATTGGTCCAGAAGCAGGAACTTTTGGTGGCGAATTGGTCGCTCAAGGAACTTTCAAAGAAATTCTGAAATCTACTTCATTAACAGCAAAATACCTCAACGGAGAACTAGAAATTAAAACACCTCGCATTCGCAGAAAATGGAGCAATTACATTGAAATTCTGGGCGCGAGAGAGAATAATTTACAAAATATAGACGTCAAATTTCCTTTGGAATGCCTGACCGTGATTACCGGAGTTTCAGGAAGTGGTAAAAGTACTTTGGTCAAAAAAATCTTGTTTCCAGCTATGCAGAAAAAACTGGATGGCGTTGGCGAAAAAGCAGGGCAGTTTACCGAAATGCGGGGCTATTATCACAAAATTCAGCATATCGAATATGTTGATCAAAACCCAATTGGAAGAAGTTCCCGTTCGAATCCTGTGACTTATATCAAAGCCTATGACGATATTCGGGATTTGTTTGCCAAAGAAAAACTATCGAAAATCAGAGGCTATCAAGCCAAACATTTCTCATTCAATGTCGATGGCGGAAGATGTGAAACCTGTAAAGGCGAAGGAACCATAAACGTGGAAATGGTTTTTATGGCGGATGTGCAATTGCATTGCGAAACCTGCAACGGCAAACGATTCAAAAAAGAAGTTCTGGAAGTTGCTTTTGACGGCAAGAATATTCACGACATTCTGACGATGACTGTTGATGATTCTATTTCGTTTTTTACTGCCAATAAACAAACTAAAATCATTCAAAAATTGCAACCGCTTCAAGATGTTGGTTTGGGGTATGTGCAATTAGGACAATCGTCTTCTACGCTTTCTGGTGGCGAGGCACAACGTATCAAACTGGCTTCGTTTCTAGTCAAAGGTGCTACGAAAGAAAAAGCACTTTTTGTTTTTGACGAACCTACAACAGGATTGCATTTTCACGATATTAAAAAACTATTGGCATCGTTTGACGCTTTGATTGATAAAGGGCATTCCATATTGGTTATTGAACACAATCTCGACCTGATAAAATGTGCCGACTGGATTATTGATTTAGGTCCAGAAGGTGGCGAAAATGGCGGACAATTACTCGCCGAAGGAACTCCAGAAGAAATCGTGAAAATGAAAAAATCGGTTACGGCAAAGTATTTGAAAGAGAAGTTGTAA
- the yajC gene encoding preprotein translocase subunit YajC, with the protein MDQLTQFAPFLLMFVVIYFFMIKPQQKRAKQEKEFESALKVGDKIITKSGLHGKVAELSEGTVVIETMAGKLKMERSAISMEMSAALNKKA; encoded by the coding sequence ATGGATCAATTAACTCAATTTGCACCGTTTTTATTAATGTTTGTCGTGATCTATTTCTTCATGATTAAACCACAACAAAAAAGAGCCAAACAAGAAAAAGAATTTGAAAGTGCTTTGAAAGTTGGTGACAAAATTATCACTAAAAGCGGACTTCACGGAAAAGTAGCTGAACTTTCAGAAGGAACAGTGGTTATCGAAACTATGGCTGGAAAATTAAAAATGGAGCGTTCTGCTATTTCAATGGAAATGAGTGCTGCTTTGAATAAAAAGGCATAG
- the nusB gene encoding transcription antitermination factor NusB — MQSIYAMHQNGSDNLEKEEKFLYYSIDAIQDLYLIMLSALIEICKKETIFLHLSSQKHLATPQERKPNEKFIKNAIFQILAENNSLSIALENRKIDNWTLNDDYILLLLNDIKQSKLYQNYMSNATNTFEEDKDFIVNLFMEVIVPNEKLYDYLEDNKLTWIDDIPVVNTEIIKQLKAIKNVEEGGLRVPKIFKDNEDKDFVRDLFRKTVLNEKELAKEYDDKTPNWDSERIAEIDTIILKMAICEFLKFPSIPVKVTLNEYLELAKEYSTPKSSIFINGILDNLVKELEANDRIKKIGRGLM; from the coding sequence ATGCAATCTATTTATGCGATGCATCAAAATGGTTCAGATAATTTAGAAAAAGAAGAAAAATTCCTTTATTATAGCATTGATGCCATTCAGGATTTATACCTTATCATGCTATCCGCTTTGATAGAAATTTGCAAAAAAGAAACTATCTTTTTGCACCTATCCAGTCAAAAACATTTGGCTACTCCGCAAGAGCGTAAACCCAACGAAAAGTTTATAAAAAACGCTATTTTTCAAATACTTGCTGAAAATAATTCGTTGAGCATCGCTTTAGAAAATCGTAAAATAGACAATTGGACATTGAACGATGATTACATTTTGTTGCTTCTCAATGACATTAAGCAAAGTAAATTGTATCAAAATTACATGAGCAATGCCACCAATACATTTGAAGAAGACAAAGACTTTATCGTGAATTTGTTTATGGAAGTAATTGTTCCAAATGAAAAATTATACGACTATCTGGAAGACAACAAACTGACCTGGATTGACGATATCCCTGTGGTAAACACGGAAATTATCAAGCAATTGAAAGCGATAAAAAATGTGGAAGAAGGCGGTTTAAGAGTACCTAAAATTTTCAAAGACAACGAAGACAAAGATTTTGTTAGAGATTTGTTTCGAAAAACCGTTTTGAACGAAAAGGAATTGGCTAAAGAATACGATGATAAAACGCCAAACTGGGACAGCGAAAGAATTGCCGAAATTGACACTATCATCCTAAAAATGGCAATTTGCGAATTCTTGAAATTTCCATCCATTCCAGTTAAAGTAACTTTGAATGAATATTTGGAATTAGCCAAAGAATATTCTACTCCAAAAAGTAGTATTTTCATCAACGGAATTTTAGACAATTTAGTCAAAGAACTAGAAGCCAACGACAGAATCAAAAAAATTGGTCGTGGGTTAATGTAG
- a CDS encoding ABC transporter ATP-binding protein, producing MKELRYLNKYFVQYKFSFLLGIIITIVAQIFSLFTPKLISKSFAAIEDFSKNTTLSKSFIQQELITDILLIIGTTIIAGFLTFLMRQTLIVMSRHIEFDLKNEVFRQYENLSQNFYKQNRTGDLMNRISEDVSKVRMYVGPAVMYTINTVIRFAIVIMYMYNVSPRLTLYTLLPLPILSYAIFKISSEINIRSTVFQQYLSKVSSFTQEIFSGIRVIKAYSLEEQHQNNLVALADESKSKSLSLARIQALFGPLMMALIGISNLVVIYFGGLMYIEGTIKSIGTIAEFILYVNMLTWPVASLGWVSSMVQEAEASQKRINEFMKIEPEIQNNNPERSIIEGTITFENVSYTYEDTNIKALENVSFTVHKGETIAILGKTGSGKSTVISLVSRLYDATEGHITIDGKEISAVNLYDLRNSIGIVPQDAFLFSDTIKNNIKFGKEKATDEEVEAAAKSAVVHNNIIGFKKQYETVLGERGITLSGGQKQRVSIARAIIKNPKILLFDDCLSAVDTETEEAILNNLQEICKDKTTIIVSHRVSSAKNADRIIILDEGRIIEQGSHNQLISQNGYYAALYLKQLSEKELQ from the coding sequence ATGAAAGAATTACGTTATCTCAATAAATATTTCGTCCAATATAAATTCAGCTTTTTGCTGGGCATCATTATTACCATCGTTGCACAAATATTTTCGTTGTTTACTCCAAAATTAATCAGTAAATCGTTTGCAGCTATTGAGGATTTTTCGAAAAATACAACACTTTCTAAATCTTTTATTCAACAGGAATTAATTACTGATATTCTCTTAATCATTGGTACCACAATCATTGCAGGTTTTTTAACTTTCTTGATGCGACAAACGCTTATAGTAATGTCGCGCCACATCGAATTTGATTTGAAAAATGAAGTGTTCAGACAGTATGAAAATCTTTCGCAGAATTTCTACAAACAAAATCGTACAGGTGATTTGATGAACCGCATTAGCGAGGATGTTTCCAAAGTTAGAATGTATGTTGGTCCAGCGGTAATGTACACTATCAATACCGTTATTCGTTTTGCTATTGTAATTATGTATATGTATAATGTGTCGCCACGATTGACTTTATATACTTTACTTCCGTTACCGATTTTATCCTATGCCATCTTCAAAATCAGTTCCGAAATCAATATTAGAAGTACGGTCTTTCAGCAATATTTATCGAAAGTTTCTAGTTTTACACAAGAAATATTTTCAGGAATCCGAGTGATAAAAGCCTATTCACTGGAAGAGCAACATCAAAATAATTTGGTAGCCTTGGCTGACGAAAGCAAAAGCAAGAGTTTGAGTTTGGCTAGAATTCAAGCTTTATTTGGCCCTTTGATGATGGCTCTTATCGGAATTAGCAACTTGGTTGTGATTTATTTTGGTGGATTAATGTACATCGAAGGTACTATCAAAAGCATTGGAACTATTGCCGAATTTATTTTGTATGTCAATATGTTGACTTGGCCAGTGGCTTCATTGGGTTGGGTTTCGTCGATGGTTCAGGAGGCAGAAGCGTCTCAAAAACGCATCAACGAGTTTATGAAAATTGAACCCGAAATTCAAAACAACAATCCCGAAAGATCAATTATTGAAGGTACTATTACTTTCGAAAACGTGAGTTATACGTATGAAGATACAAATATCAAGGCTTTGGAAAATGTGAGTTTCACAGTTCACAAGGGCGAAACGATAGCTATTCTCGGAAAAACAGGTTCAGGAAAATCAACTGTTATTTCATTAGTTTCCCGTTTGTATGATGCTACAGAAGGACACATTACTATTGATGGAAAAGAAATTAGTGCCGTTAATTTATATGATTTGCGAAATAGTATTGGAATTGTACCTCAAGATGCTTTTTTGTTTTCGGATACTATTAAAAATAATATCAAATTTGGAAAAGAAAAAGCCACGGATGAAGAGGTAGAAGCAGCGGCTAAAAGTGCTGTGGTTCACAATAATATTATAGGTTTCAAGAAACAATATGAAACAGTTTTAGGCGAAAGAGGTATCACTCTTTCTGGAGGACAAAAGCAACGAGTTTCTATCGCCAGAGCCATTATCAAAAATCCCAAAATTTTGCTTTTTGACGATTGTTTATCCGCTGTTGATACCGAAACGGAAGAAGCCATTTTGAACAACTTACAGGAAATTTGCAAGGACAAAACAACTATCATTGTTAGTCATAGAGTATCTTCTGCCAAGAATGCGGATCGAATAATAATACTTGACGAAGGACGAATAATCGAACAAGGTTCTCATAATCAATTAATAAGTCAAAATGGCTATTATGCTGCCTTGTATTTGAAACAACTTTCTGAAAAAGAATTACAATAA